From Cryptomeria japonica unplaced genomic scaffold, Sugi_1.0 HiC_scaffold_28, whole genome shotgun sequence, a single genomic window includes:
- the LOC131861598 gene encoding phospholipase A1-Igamma1, chloroplastic-like, with the protein MAVFPLPQLEDNAVLLPSSQTNSTQPQLCDVWRDIQGAHNWNGLLDPMVPNLKAEALRYGNLAQLCYDAFDGKSYSKNYGTCYHSKRDLFNKMGMSESGYQVTKYVYANTNLLNQVFGEKPKDQGVWLGFIAVCTDPNEIRRLGRRDIVIAWRGTQTAEEWIEDLRDILVPTRLSYRCKRTGKNQEHHFADGVLIERGFLSCYTSTVRHRQGAAGATVNISTRDLVVSEIERLIQVYEKEMDNLSITFTGHSLGAALATLSAYDIKQMLCTKHNFHQIPVTVFAFASPRVGNLAFAKRVEEIGVKVLRFVNKRDVVPKVPGVCMNENVGCLSKLLHWLPWTYFHVGFELPLHNNSPFIQHTHNLAYFHNLELYLHLLDGYVGSKQPFSWSGRDHALVNKSCDLLREKYEIPPKWWQEQNKGLVKGPDGKWTQPSEEE; encoded by the coding sequence ATGGCCGTATTTCCATTGCCCCAGCTTGAAGATAATGCTGTATTATTACCCAGTTCCCAAACTAACTCAACGCAGCCTCAGCTATGTGACGtatggagagatatacaaggtgcCCATAATTGGAATGGTTTGCTTGATCCCATGGTGCCCAATTTGAAAGCTGAAGCTCTCAGATATGGGAATTTGGCACAGCTTTGTTACGACGCATTTGATGGCAAAAGCTACTCCAAAAACTACGGCACATGTTATCACAGTAAAAGAGATCTGTTCAATAAGATGGGCATGTCTGAAAGTGGCTACCAAGTCACTAAATATGTTTACGCCAATACTAATCTGTTAAATCAAGTTTTTGGTGAGAAACCAAAAGACCAAGGTGTTTGGTTGGGTTTTATTGCAGTTTGCACGGATCCAAATGAGATAAGAAGGCTTGGACGACGAGACATAGTGATTGCATGGAGAGGAACTCAGACTGCTGAAGAATGGATAGAAGACCTGAGAGATATTCTTGTACCTACAAGATTATCCTATAGATGCAAGAGGACAGGCAAAAACCAAGAGCATCATTTCGCGGATGGAGTACTAATTGAGAGAGGATTCCTGAGCTGCTATACTTCAACTGTCCGTCACCGTCAAGGCGCTGCAGGAGCCACTGTGAACATCAGCACCAGAGATTTGGTAGTCTCAGAGATAGAACGATTGATTCAAGTTTATGAAAAAGAGATGGACAATTTAAGCATAACATTTACGGGACACAGCTTAGGAGCTGCTCTTGCAACCTTGAGCGCTTATGATATCAAACAAATGCTTTGCACCAAGCATAATTTTCATCAAATTCCCGTCACCGTCTTCGCTTTTGCCTCTCCCCGGGTGGGAAATCTTGCGTTTGCTAAACGGGTGGAGGAGATTGGAGTGAAAGTGCTGAGGTTTGTGAACAAGCGTGACGTGGTTCCCAAAGTGCCCGGAGTTTGTATGAACGAGAACGTGGGATGCCTCAGCAAATTGCTGCATTGGCTTCCGTGGACATACTTTCATGTTGGCTTCGAGCTTCCTTTACACAACAATTCTCCATTCATTCAGCACACCCATAATCTTGCCTACTTTCATAATTTAGAGCTTTACTTGCATTTACTGGACGGGTATGTTGGAAGTAAGCAGCCGTTTTCTTGGAGTGGAAGAGATCATGCTCTGGTTAATAAGAGCTGTGATTTATTGCGCGAGAAATATGAAATTCCTCCAAAATGGTGGCAGGAACAGAACAAGGGCCTCGTTAAAGGTCCAGATGGCAAATGGACGCAGCCATCAGAAGAGGAATAA